From one Esox lucius isolate fEsoLuc1 chromosome 11, fEsoLuc1.pri, whole genome shotgun sequence genomic stretch:
- the ube2m gene encoding NEDD8-conjugating enzyme Ubc12, translated as MIKLFSLKQQKKDEESAGGNRTGAGGKKASAAQLRIQKDINELNLPKTCEIVFPDQDDLLNFKLIISPDEGFYKGGKFVFSFKVGQGYPHDPPKVKCETMVYHPNIDLEGNVCLNILREDWKPVLTVNSIIYGLQYLFLEPNPEDPLNKEAAEVLQTNRRLFEQNVQRSLRGGYVGATYFERCLK; from the exons ATGATTAAGCTCTTTTCTCTGAAGCAGCAGAAGAAAGACGAGGAATCTGCTGGAGGAAACAGAACAGGAGCCGGGGGTAAAAAAGCAAGCGCGGCCCAGCTTCGAATACAGAAAG ACATCAATGAGCTGAACCTTCCAAAGACATGTGAGATCGTCTTCCCCGACCAAGATGATTTGCTCAACTTCAAACTCATCATCTCACCAGACGAG GGCTTTTACAAAGGGGGAAAGTTTGTCTTCAGCTTTAAG GTAGGACAGGGCTACCCTCACGACCCCCCCAAGGTCAAGTGTGAGACGATGGTGTACCACCCGAACATTGACCTAGAGGGCAATGTCTGCCTAAACATCTTGAG AGAGGACTGGAAGCCTGTACTGACAGTAAACTCCATCATATATGGTCTACAGTATCTATTCCTA GAGCCAAATCCAGAGGACCCGTTAAACAAAGAGGCGGCTGAGGTCCTGCAGACGAACCGACGGCTCTTTGAGCAGAACGTCCAGCGATCGCTGCGTGGGGGCTACGTGGGCGCCACGTATTTTGAGCGGTGTCTCAAATAG